In bacterium, a single genomic region encodes these proteins:
- a CDS encoding DUF5678 domain-containing protein: MKDKILLEKKGGCTDLERFAGEWVAFYENKIVGHSKALEDLMRSMRSRSFKKKPSVLLVPRREEGPYILIL; the protein is encoded by the coding sequence ATGAAAGATAAGATTTTATTAGAGAAAAAGGGGGGATGTACTGATTTAGAACGGTTTGCTGGTGAGTGGGTAGCTTTTTATGAAAATAAAATTGTGGGGCATAGCAAGGCGCTTGAAGATTTGATGAGAAGCATGAGAAGTCGTTCATTTAAGAAAAAACCATCTGTTCTGTTAGTACCACGCAGGGAAGAAGGTCCCTATATTCTCATACTATGA
- a CDS encoding GGDEF domain-containing protein, translated as MPGGLLFLIAMVFVHLDMLAESLPAVVNVYSYVVLGTGILIGWRFNRSRLIFPILFLALADSSLFHFVSGSEVSMGLGRIIYNAASILLPLNLAVFSLIKERGIVTIRGLWRMSLILLQASVVVHICRYHYFDICAYLEYSIIDTHLFSRTSMSQPALFTFGAAFIIIVIRFIMHRDAIESGFFWALISTFFALSNGWVEYHSTMYLTTASLILVVSVIETSHSMAFKDKLTGLPARQALDEALLKLEIEEGYTVSMLDIDYFKKFNDRYGHDVGDQVLHMVASKLSKVSGGGQAFRYGGEEFTIIFPGKFVDEVIPHLEQLRKELQLSNFLIRSRSRSRAKSQSSKAMKNSRKGVSITISIGVAEQNGRHKSPQQVVKAADKALYRAKKAGRNRVSA; from the coding sequence ATGCCAGGTGGTCTTCTATTCCTGATAGCGATGGTCTTTGTACACCTGGACATGCTGGCTGAGTCGCTGCCTGCGGTTGTTAATGTCTATTCATATGTAGTTTTGGGCACAGGGATATTGATTGGCTGGCGTTTCAATAGAAGCAGATTAATTTTCCCTATTCTTTTTTTGGCTTTAGCTGATAGCTCGCTGTTTCACTTTGTTTCTGGCAGTGAGGTATCGATGGGACTAGGACGAATTATTTATAACGCTGCAAGCATTCTGTTGCCGCTGAATCTTGCTGTATTCTCTTTGATAAAGGAGCGAGGAATTGTGACTATACGCGGTCTATGGCGTATGAGTCTGATTCTCTTACAGGCATCGGTTGTCGTTCACATCTGTCGTTACCATTATTTTGATATTTGCGCCTATCTCGAATATTCAATAATTGATACTCATCTCTTCAGCCGCACATCCATGTCCCAGCCGGCTCTGTTCACTTTTGGAGCAGCATTCATCATTATTGTTATTCGCTTTATTATGCACCGGGATGCTATTGAAAGCGGCTTTTTCTGGGCATTGATATCGACTTTTTTTGCCTTAAGCAATGGCTGGGTTGAATATCATTCCACAATGTACCTTACTACAGCTAGTCTTATTTTGGTTGTTTCAGTAATTGAAACTTCCCACAGTATGGCTTTTAAAGATAAATTGACAGGCCTGCCTGCGCGGCAAGCCCTGGACGAGGCCCTCCTCAAACTTGAGATTGAGGAGGGCTACACAGTTTCAATGCTTGATATTGACTATTTTAAGAAGTTTAACGATCGGTATGGACATGATGTGGGGGATCAGGTATTGCACATGGTTGCCTCAAAGCTGTCTAAAGTGAGCGGAGGCGGCCAAGCATTTCGCTACGGAGGAGAAGAATTCACTATAATTTTCCCTGGTAAATTTGTGGACGAAGTTATACCGCACCTGGAGCAATTAAGAAAAGAGCTCCAATTGTCGAACTTTCTCATCCGCAGTCGCAGTCGCTCCCGTGCTAAATCGCAAAGCTCAAAAGCCATGAAAAACTCCCGAAAGGGAGTCTCCATTACCATCAGCATTGGGGTGGCTGAACAAAATGGTCGCCATAAGAGTCCACAGCAGGTGGTCAAAGCCGCAGACAAGGCGCTCTACCGCGCAAAGAAAGCTGGACGTAATCGGGTTAGTGCTTGA
- a CDS encoding PilZ domain-containing protein, with amino-acid sequence MFPEEIKFLKPGEKVKVFVSSGQKRYVFVSKIKDVTSDLLKVEGSYEEEISSSLSPGTKLRISLMSHFDTEKGLPVIDASIVRYNEVSVPLISFSVKEAKFGWEKRRKHFRYETVIPIRCRWKNGEEKSKWSVDISEGGVSVSPFSKDEIKMGDELELTLFILSTKETLIVKGKVVRLKEVDGKYQVAFEFVSINQANWNIIISYILELEQLQRKW; translated from the coding sequence ATGTTCCCTGAGGAGATAAAATTCTTAAAGCCGGGAGAAAAGGTAAAAGTATTTGTTTCTAGTGGACAAAAACGCTATGTATTTGTCTCAAAGATAAAAGATGTAACGTCAGATCTGCTAAAAGTAGAGGGCTCTTATGAAGAGGAAATTTCTTCTTCGCTTTCCCCTGGCACAAAGCTAAGAATATCATTAATGAGCCATTTTGATACTGAAAAAGGCCTTCCAGTAATTGATGCTTCTATAGTGCGCTATAATGAAGTTTCTGTGCCTCTTATAAGCTTTTCTGTAAAGGAAGCAAAATTTGGATGGGAGAAAAGGAGAAAGCATTTTCGCTACGAGACAGTGATTCCAATAAGGTGTCGGTGGAAAAATGGAGAGGAAAAGAGTAAATGGAGCGTAGATATAAGTGAAGGCGGAGTTTCTGTTTCTCCTTTTTCAAAGGATGAGATAAAGATGGGAGATGAGTTGGAATTAACACTTTTTATTCTATCAACGAAAGAGACACTAATAGTAAAAGGGAAGGTAGTTCGATTAAAAGAAGTAGATGGCAAATATCAGGTTGCTTTTGAATTTGTTTCTATAAATCAAGCCAACTGGAATATTATTATAAGTTATATTCTGGAACTTGAGCAGCTCCAAAGGAAATGGTAA
- a CDS encoding aspartyl protease family protein, producing the protein MKQEFSYLKKGKQSFPVIDVELKGRKRSLVVKALVDSGATFSIFRTEIADYLGIEIEKGKSIYLEGIGGRILGHVHTLPLKLGEKTFPCKIVFSYEFTVSFNLLGRDNFFLPFVISFAERTQKVTVENLENG; encoded by the coding sequence ATGAAACAAGAATTTTCTTATTTAAAAAAAGGTAAACAGTCTTTTCCTGTGATAGATGTAGAATTAAAAGGCAGAAAAAGATCTTTAGTTGTTAAAGCGTTAGTCGATTCAGGAGCAACGTTCTCCATCTTCCGAACAGAAATAGCCGATTATTTAGGAATAGAGATTGAAAAAGGAAAGTCAATTTACTTAGAAGGTATTGGAGGAAGAATACTTGGACATGTTCATACTCTGCCATTGAAATTAGGAGAGAAAACTTTTCCCTGCAAAATTGTTTTTTCTTATGAATTTACAGTCTCATTTAATCTGTTAGGTAGGGATAATTTTTTTCTTCCTTTTGTAATCAGCTTTGCCGAAAGAACTCAGAAAGTTACTGTGGAAAATTTAGAAAATGGATAA
- a CDS encoding flagellar brake protein, with amino-acid sequence MFPGEIGFLRPGEKVRIFIHSGEKRYVFISRIKDVTSNLGKVEGPYEEEISSLITPGTKLKISLMSHFDTEKGLPVIDTSVTHYSETPLPLISFSTKEATLGWEKKRKYSRYKATIPVRCRWETGEEKSKWSTNISEKGILLSSFLENEIKIGNIFQLNLFIPSGKEIVKAKGKVTRLDPIGDDKYQAAFEFVSMDQASWNTLIGYIT; translated from the coding sequence ATGTTCCCCGGAGAGATAGGTTTTTTAAGACCAGGAGAAAAAGTGAGAATATTTATTCACAGTGGGGAAAAACGCTATGTATTTATTTCAAGGATAAAGGATGTAACTTCAAATTTGGGGAAAGTAGAAGGACCTTATGAAGAAGAGATATCTTCTTTAATTACCCCTGGCACAAAGCTAAAAATATCCTTAATGTCGCATTTTGATACAGAAAAAGGTCTTCCAGTAATTGATACTTCTGTAACACATTATAGTGAAACTCCTCTGCCTCTTATAAGTTTTTCTACAAAGGAGGCTACGCTTGGATGGGAAAAAAAGAGAAAATATTCCAGGTATAAAGCAACGATTCCTGTAAGATGCCGATGGGAAACTGGTGAGGAAAAGAGTAAATGGAGCACGAATATAAGTGAAAAAGGAATTCTTCTTTCTAGCTTCTTGGAGAATGAGATAAAAATAGGAAATATTTTTCAATTAAATCTTTTTATTCCCTCAGGGAAAGAGATAGTAAAAGCAAAAGGGAAAGTAACTCGCTTAGATCCAATAGGGGACGACAAATATCAAGCAGCTTTTGAGTTTGTTTCTATGGACCAAGCCAGTTGGAATACTCTTATAGGTTATATTACATAA
- a CDS encoding prepilin-type N-terminal cleavage/methylation domain-containing protein, whose product MKSQKSKVKSQKFKEILTVDKKGFTIIELIMVIVITGIIAGITAMLLLQVMNVYSFVTVREVILSDGELAMGRMSREIRQIEDVYSIYKADSEEIEFEDAYYNLINFRRSGGSLLRNSDELATDLTSLTFQYTTSDGNPPVVNDPATPEEEETNIKRIQINLTIKKGDEEIALQSQVYPRNL is encoded by the coding sequence ATGAAAAGTCAAAAGTCAAAAGTCAAAAGTCAAAAATTTAAAGAAATTCTGACTGTTGATAAAAAAGGATTTACCATAATTGAGCTTATCATGGTAATTGTAATAACAGGCATAATAGCGGGTATCACTGCGATGCTGTTATTGCAAGTGATGAACGTGTACAGTTTCGTAACTGTAAGAGAGGTTATTTTATCTGATGGGGAGTTAGCTATGGGAAGAATGTCCAGAGAGATCAGGCAGATTGAAGATGTCTATAGCATTTATAAAGCTGATAGCGAAGAAATAGAATTTGAAGATGCTTATTATAACCTAATCAATTTCAGACGCTCCGGCGGTTCTCTTCTGCGAAATAGCGATGAATTGGCAACTGACTTGACCAGTCTAACTTTTCAGTATACTACCAGTGACGGCAATCCTCCAGTAGTGAATGACCCTGCTACCCCGGAGGAAGAGGAGACTAATATTAAAAGAATCCAGATAAACCTTACTATTAAAAAGGGCGATGAAGAGATAGCGCTGCAGTCTCAAGTCTATCCCAGGAACCTATGA